A section of the Chryseobacterium scophthalmum genome encodes:
- a CDS encoding protein-disulfide reductase DsbD family protein, with the protein MWFKSLNKTFFLFFLVLFVGISAQIKNPVKFKFTVNELGNNQYEAVLNATLESGWHIYSRDIPEDTGIPTEYVVSGKNIELIGKFQEVGKKHEEFSEAFGGTIIYYSNSAGFKQKFKLKDPTKAGDVVAEITYQTCDDRVCLAPNTLEFNKKITPTGVTEEAVADDKTEATKDSAKVVETLSRNPVKGDSTIVETAKLDPKQLKVASIDISKPLTDCGTGSSKIDENYWTYLLLGFIGGLIALLTPCVFPMIPLTVSFFTKGNKNPAKGKRDALVYGFFILLIFVLLSLPFHLIDGIAGNIFNEISTNVWLNIVFFIIFIFFAGSFFGYYDITLPSSIANKSSKAEEAGGMIGIFFMALTLVIVSFSCTGPILGSLLGSAITGSANVPMLLTFALAGFGLAWAIVFGLLALFPQALQSLPKSGGWMNTVKVVLGFVELALALKFLSKADLVSKTFLIKRELFIAIWIVVAIGLVIYLFGLIRFPHDDKKPKISITRKIIGVLGIGFVVYLIQGLIPAERPKLSLLSGILPPLNVSYFHDEKDGILGMHPEHDFFNAIELAKKENKPILIDFTGYGCENCRKMEEFVWSEPDILPILQNDVVLASLYVDDKEELPEDQKTKIDLGDGQVKKVKTIGDRWSLFQTANFNNNSQPHYVLLTPDGKVINTPVSGYMEKEKFKKFLECGVNYFKNNK; encoded by the coding sequence ATGTGGTTTAAATCACTTAATAAAACATTTTTTCTTTTTTTTCTTGTACTTTTTGTAGGAATTTCAGCACAGATCAAAAATCCTGTAAAATTCAAATTCACCGTTAACGAATTAGGCAACAATCAGTATGAAGCTGTTTTGAATGCTACACTGGAAAGCGGATGGCATATTTACTCAAGAGATATTCCTGAAGACACAGGAATCCCTACAGAATATGTGGTTTCGGGAAAAAACATTGAACTGATTGGTAAATTTCAGGAAGTCGGAAAAAAGCATGAAGAATTTTCTGAAGCTTTTGGCGGAACGATTATTTACTATTCAAATTCTGCAGGTTTTAAACAAAAATTTAAACTGAAAGACCCAACAAAAGCCGGAGATGTAGTTGCAGAAATCACCTATCAAACGTGTGACGACAGAGTTTGTCTTGCTCCGAATACTTTAGAATTCAACAAAAAAATTACTCCAACTGGAGTGACAGAAGAAGCTGTAGCTGATGATAAAACTGAGGCAACTAAAGATTCTGCTAAAGTTGTTGAAACGCTTAGCAGAAATCCTGTAAAAGGAGATTCTACAATCGTTGAGACCGCAAAATTAGATCCTAAACAATTAAAAGTAGCTTCTATTGATATCTCAAAACCATTAACAGATTGTGGAACTGGTTCATCTAAAATTGATGAAAATTACTGGACGTATCTTTTATTAGGTTTCATTGGTGGTTTGATCGCTTTGTTAACACCATGCGTTTTCCCGATGATTCCATTAACGGTTTCTTTCTTTACAAAAGGGAATAAAAACCCGGCAAAAGGAAAAAGAGATGCTTTGGTTTATGGATTTTTCATTCTTTTAATCTTTGTTTTATTAAGTCTTCCTTTCCATTTAATTGATGGAATTGCAGGAAATATTTTCAACGAAATTTCTACCAACGTTTGGCTGAATATCGTTTTCTTCATCATTTTTATTTTCTTCGCAGGAAGTTTCTTCGGATACTACGATATTACATTACCAAGCTCTATTGCCAACAAATCTTCAAAAGCAGAAGAAGCAGGCGGAATGATTGGTATTTTCTTCATGGCTTTAACTTTAGTAATTGTTTCTTTCTCTTGTACAGGTCCTATTTTGGGAAGTTTATTGGGAAGTGCCATTACAGGTTCGGCAAACGTTCCGATGTTGTTAACATTTGCTTTGGCAGGTTTCGGATTGGCTTGGGCGATTGTTTTCGGATTATTGGCGCTATTCCCGCAAGCTTTACAAAGTCTTCCAAAATCGGGAGGCTGGATGAATACCGTGAAAGTTGTTTTAGGTTTTGTGGAATTGGCTTTGGCTTTAAAATTCTTATCAAAAGCAGATTTAGTATCTAAAACATTCTTGATTAAAAGAGAGCTTTTCATCGCAATCTGGATTGTAGTTGCCATTGGATTAGTTATTTATTTATTCGGATTGATAAGATTCCCTCATGATGATAAGAAGCCAAAAATTTCTATTACAAGAAAGATCATCGGAGTTTTAGGAATTGGTTTTGTTGTTTATTTAATTCAAGGATTAATTCCTGCAGAACGTCCAAAATTATCATTATTAAGCGGAATTTTGCCTCCTTTGAATGTTAGTTATTTCCATGATGAAAAAGACGGAATTTTGGGAATGCATCCTGAACATGATTTCTTTAACGCTATAGAATTGGCCAAAAAAGAAAACAAACCAATTCTGATTGACTTTACAGGGTACGGTTGTGAAAACTGTAGAAAAATGGAAGAATTCGTTTGGAGCGAACCGGATATTTTACCAATTCTTCAGAACGACGTTGTTCTTGCCTCTCTTTATGTAGACGACAAAGAAGAGCTTCCTGAAGATCAAAAAACTAAAATCGATTTGGGAGACGGGCAGGTGAAAAAAGTAAAAACAATTGGTGACAGATGGAGTTTATTCCAAACCGCTAATTTTAATAATAATTCGCAGCCTCATTACGTTCTTTTAACTCCGGATGGAAAAGTAATCAATACTCCGGTTTCAGGTTATATGGAAAAAGAGAAGTTTAAAAAATTCTTGGAATGTGGGGTTAATTATTTTAAAAACAATAAATAA
- a CDS encoding redoxin domain-containing protein, which translates to MFKTIIFSTFLFLGIFVSAQKEKGINFQDVNFEAAKKIAQKENKLIFIDLFTTWCGPCKLMKKNTFTDEKIGELFNKNFVNLAIDAEKDKDGLQLVKKYKIVNYPSFLFLDKNGELIQYDFGYYNAQQFSGVGMAVLDKAFSKNTVKAIDQVKGKMVGDKIADFSAKDHLGKTFTLSKEKEKIVLVFIRGQWCPYCNKYVESLQNISPELKAKNARLVIISPEKPEFIEKTIAKTKTDYTVLYDEDYKIAEMFDVLYTPEQKTLDFYNSRLKGDFTDSRSDNSGRLPVSATFIINENKEISWRHFNPDYKERASLEDILKQL; encoded by the coding sequence ATGTTCAAAACAATTATATTCAGCACATTCCTGTTTTTAGGGATTTTTGTAAGTGCGCAAAAAGAAAAAGGTATTAATTTTCAGGATGTAAATTTTGAAGCCGCTAAAAAAATAGCCCAAAAAGAAAACAAACTTATTTTCATCGATTTATTTACAACTTGGTGCGGCCCCTGTAAACTGATGAAAAAGAATACCTTTACTGATGAGAAAATCGGAGAACTTTTCAACAAAAACTTTGTAAATCTTGCGATTGATGCTGAAAAAGATAAAGACGGACTTCAGCTTGTGAAAAAATATAAAATTGTAAATTATCCTTCGTTTTTATTTTTAGATAAGAATGGAGAGTTGATTCAATATGATTTCGGATATTATAATGCGCAACAGTTTTCGGGAGTTGGGATGGCAGTTTTAGATAAAGCTTTTTCAAAAAACACGGTTAAAGCAATCGATCAGGTAAAAGGAAAAATGGTGGGCGATAAAATTGCCGATTTTTCTGCTAAAGATCATTTAGGAAAAACATTTACTTTATCAAAAGAAAAGGAGAAGATCGTTTTGGTTTTCATTCGCGGACAATGGTGCCCTTACTGCAACAAATATGTAGAAAGCCTACAAAATATTTCACCTGAGTTGAAAGCAAAAAATGCAAGACTGGTCATTATTTCGCCAGAAAAGCCTGAGTTTATTGAAAAAACCATCGCTAAAACTAAAACAGATTACACCGTTTTGTATGATGAAGATTATAAAATTGCCGAAATGTTTGATGTACTTTACACACCGGAGCAAAAAACGCTTGATTTTTACAATTCAAGATTAAAAGGTGATTTTACAGACAGTAGATCAGATAATTCTGGAAGACTTCCGGTTTCTGCAACGTTCATTATTAATGAAAATAAAGAAATTTCTTGGAGACATTTTAACCCGGATTATAAAGAAAGAGCTTCGTTGGAAGATATTTTAAAACAGTTATAA
- a CDS encoding RNA polymerase sigma factor yields the protein MDRRTANSLAIEDFKKNSNVAFGILYQNYFVYVKKYILNNKGNSEDAEDIFQDSLLILYEKLHRDNFEAYTCLGNYIVGISKNLWLKRLKNRHFYIEFPDTYFIENQQEINLAIENEKYYWEKLTGYIKAISSHCQNLIQDIFIKNKSIEEIQDKYKYSSKHNAQNQKYKCVEQIRKIKDKNF from the coding sequence ATGGATAGAAGAACAGCCAATTCTTTAGCCATAGAAGATTTCAAAAAAAACAGCAATGTAGCTTTCGGTATTTTGTACCAAAATTATTTTGTTTACGTAAAAAAATACATTCTTAATAATAAAGGAAATTCTGAGGATGCCGAAGATATTTTTCAGGATTCGCTGCTTATTCTTTACGAGAAACTGCATCGTGATAATTTTGAAGCCTATACTTGTTTGGGAAACTACATTGTAGGAATTTCTAAAAATCTATGGCTGAAAAGATTAAAAAACAGGCATTTTTATATCGAGTTTCCCGATACTTATTTCATCGAAAACCAGCAGGAAATTAACCTTGCCATTGAAAACGAAAAATATTATTGGGAAAAACTGACGGGATATATTAAAGCCATTTCTTCACATTGTCAGAATTTAATTCAGGATATTTTTATAAAAAATAAAAGCATTGAAGAGATTCAGGATAAATATAAATATTCAAGCAAGCATAATGCGCAAAACCAAAAATACAAATGCGTAGAACAGATTCGGAAAATAAAAGATAAAAATTTTTAA